From the genome of Haloterrigena sp. KLK7, one region includes:
- a CDS encoding AI-2E family transporter, with product MDLRTAFFALLLAALGVISTLIIAPLLQYVLAAGLLAFVLYPAHERLEPRLGSRPSAILLTGVATMAAVVPLLVVSAVVLSTAASILNGFDEAAVVETARGVAETDLGLEAQQVDAIETAVHTELESSLPSAAELALGELIRLVNAGLETAIGLAVCVFLLYYLLVDGADLVAWLGDVVPLEPHVREELFEEVHVVTWAVIHSHVLVALVQGILGGLGLAVLGVPNALFWTVIMVLLSFLPAIGVWLVWGPAAGYLAVVGDSIGAVLLLAYGLTVLALVDNYLRAIFVDRGSGLHPAAVIVGVIGGIYLLGITGLFLGPVLLAVFKAGVNVFTRVSLEDGDQWADPEPTAESDASPGPAAGSGAE from the coding sequence ATGGACCTCCGCACCGCGTTTTTCGCCCTCCTGCTCGCCGCCCTCGGGGTGATCTCGACCCTGATCATCGCCCCGCTACTGCAGTACGTGCTGGCCGCCGGGCTCCTCGCGTTCGTCCTCTACCCCGCCCACGAGCGCCTCGAGCCCAGGCTGGGATCGCGACCGTCGGCGATCCTGTTGACCGGAGTCGCCACCATGGCCGCTGTCGTCCCGCTGTTGGTCGTCTCGGCCGTCGTCCTGAGTACCGCCGCCTCCATCCTGAACGGTTTCGACGAAGCCGCGGTCGTCGAAACCGCGCGCGGCGTCGCGGAGACCGATCTCGGCCTCGAGGCCCAGCAGGTCGACGCCATCGAGACGGCGGTTCACACCGAGCTCGAGTCCTCGCTCCCGAGCGCGGCCGAACTCGCGCTGGGCGAACTGATTCGGCTGGTCAACGCCGGCCTCGAGACGGCGATCGGACTGGCCGTCTGCGTCTTCCTGCTCTATTACCTGCTCGTCGACGGAGCCGACCTCGTCGCCTGGCTCGGCGACGTCGTCCCGCTCGAACCACACGTCCGCGAGGAACTGTTCGAGGAGGTCCACGTCGTCACGTGGGCCGTGATCCACAGTCACGTCCTCGTCGCCCTCGTCCAGGGGATCCTCGGCGGACTCGGACTCGCCGTCCTCGGCGTCCCGAACGCGCTCTTCTGGACGGTGATCATGGTCCTGCTCTCGTTCCTGCCGGCGATCGGTGTCTGGCTCGTCTGGGGGCCCGCCGCGGGATATCTCGCAGTGGTCGGTGACTCGATCGGTGCCGTCCTCCTCCTCGCCTACGGCCTCACGGTCCTCGCGCTGGTCGACAACTACCTGCGGGCGATCTTCGTCGATCGGGGCTCCGGGCTCCACCCGGCGGCCGTCATCGTCGGCGTCATCGGCGGGATCTACCTGCTCGGCATCACGGGCCTGTTCCTCGGTCCCGTCCTGCTCGCGGTGTTCAAAGCGGGTGTGAACGTCTTCACCAGAGTCTCCCTCGAGGACGGCGACCAGTGGGCGGACCCCGAGCCCACAGCTGAATCCGACGCGAGTCCCGGGCCCGCCGCCGGGTCCGGCGCCGAGTAA